The window cttgaatccttttactaatctcagcatccagtcgagcattctacattaattcactccccaggtatttaaacgtttccactacttccaggggcttgtctgcaagtctaatctgacctttcccttctttctcccctctagtcataacaagagctACTGTTGGTTAAAATTCATATCAAAGTGGAAAGAATTTAATACATGTGAAGCCACAGACCTACAAAAAACAGAAATGTCACTTTGCTAAGTAATCTGTATGGACCATGAAAGTCTAACACAACTGTTGTACAAGGAAAGATAACGTGTAATTTATAGATCACCAACCTGAAATCCACTCCGCCACATTTTGATGGATCGGGTTGATCCTCATACTTGGCAATAAACTGGACAGCTTTAGCTAGGGAAACCGCTCTGTTTTCATTGAAGTTAGAAGGCATGGCATCCTTCATTTTCTCCAACCACTGATCAAGAGGAGCCAAATAGCTCTTATCTGAAGGAGCAGTTTTCTTCCCCTTTCTCTCCTGGTGCTTCTTCTCTACTGACTTCATAAGAGAGAGCCGAGAATGCTTCCACACTGTATTGATGTATTGCTTGATCCTTTCAGGAGTTTTAGTAGGAACTGCCTTGCAGAGATTCTCAAGATCCAAGTGCCCATACTTTTTGAGAGCAATAAGTAAAGCTTCTCTTTCTTTACGAGACCACTCTGAGGAGCAACTTGTGATGGTTCCTTGAAACTTGACAGGTTCAGATCTTCTCCTCCTACTTCGCCCCGTGTTATTTTCTGTCTGTAATCAAGAACATGCATATTAAAATGACAAGACATATAcagaaacacaaattgaat is drawn from Anabrus simplex isolate iqAnaSimp1 chromosome 1, ASM4041472v1, whole genome shotgun sequence and contains these coding sequences:
- the LOC136858005 gene encoding uncharacterized protein; protein product: MDIPVDPSVTSPSEEGTSTECNGTEKELPCNPTSSPLQGMEPECSNTEQTENNTGRSRRRRSEPVKFQGTITSCSSEWSRKEREALLIALKKYGHLDLENLCKAVPTKTPERIKQYINTVWKHSRLSLMKSVEKKHQERKGKKTAPSDKSYLAPLDQWLEKMKDAMPSNFNENRAVSLAKAVQFIAKYEDQPDPSKCGGVDFRAVYEFLFCMLSGFPPKTLDPTTSQFLLIIMRNFARTMKKTKLDLQTQLLQQPLSASFSSNDPEFVCEKCTDDTTVHASMTELLKIPGFNPFNIPVEMLKK